The proteins below come from a single Panicum hallii strain FIL2 chromosome 7, PHallii_v3.1, whole genome shotgun sequence genomic window:
- the LOC112901620 gene encoding uncharacterized protein LOC112901620, protein MASTFLATMSLLITQMVSASSTAAAAIPSPQTVQEMQQARYFTFVMLVRMAQENIPRNTTFLIPSDRLMSTASISQSQVLEFLSRHSIAAPLKFNDLIRLPNGTVVPTSH, encoded by the coding sequence ATGGCATCCACCTTCCTTGCAACAATGAGCCTGCTCATCACTCAAATGGTGTCCGcttccagcaccgccgccgccgccatacCTTCCCCGCAGACAGTGCAGGAGATGCAGCAGGCGCGCTACTTCACCTTTGTCATGCTTGTCAGGATGGCGCAGGAGAATATACCGCGCAACACCACCTTCCTGATTCCCAGCGACAGGCTGATGTCCACAGCATCAATCTCCCAGAGCCAGGTGCTAGAGTTCTTGTCCAGGCATTCCATCGCGGCGCCTCTGAAGTTCAATGATCTCATAAGGCTTCCCAACGGAACTGTAGTTCCCACAAGCCACTGA